Sequence from the Corallococcus sp. EGB genome:
CAAAAACGACGTGTCCTCAGTCGCTTGAGCCGTGGATTGGTCGTGCCTAAGCGACATGGGTAGCCAATCAATCGTAAAAGCACCCAGGCAAAAATATTAGTGACGCGTGAGTAATGGCGCACTGTCTGACGGTTTCCCATATATCCACTGGGCTTCCGTCAAGTCCGCTAGAGTTGGTGAATTGCTGGCCCGCTCTGTTTACGTTCGACCTGTTGGTCCATCCAGCACGAAGAGTACGGTGATTGCAGGTGGCGCAGGCCCTCATTGGCGAAGGCCTGAGCCACTGCTTGGGGGACGCCTGTTGATTAGCGGTTGATTCGAACAGTGTAAATGCTTGCTGCGTTGGCATCTGCTTCAATCCAGGCAATGAACGGCTGGGCCGCTGAGTTCATGGCCACGGATGGACTGAAGGCAGGGGTGTTTTGCGCCGCCAGAGCATTCAACTGAGGGTCAAGCGTCTGCCAGGAGTCGCCGACCCACTGACTGACGAAGATGCTCCGCTCGGTATTGATTACGCCACTCCAGACAAGAATGTGGGGGGCGCCAGTGCCAAGGGCGAAGCTCGGACGACTGTTGCCCGTTGAGTTGACGCTGATATTCAGTGGAGAGGTCCAGGTGCTTCCATTCCAACGCGACCAATAGATCTGACCATCTGTGTTGGGTTCAGCCGTATCGCTCTGAGCCCACGCGACCCAAGGCTGCAGAGATGCATCCACGGCCACCGATGGAGTGTACGCCTTGGCTCCAAGAGTTATTCCTCCCAACGGGGCTCCATTGTTTGGAAGGACGGCGATGGAGCGTAAGCTCGTGGTGTCGTCGTAGGTGGAGTATGCGGTGAAGAAGTTGTTTCCGGACGCTGCAACGGAAATCGACGCGGCATGGTAGTGAGTGCTCGGTTGTGCCGGATGGAGATCCGCCCATGCTGAACCAGACGGTGGGAGCGAAAAGCCTTGAACGAGTCCGTTGTTGTCGGAAGACTCACAGACGTGAAGGAACAGGTTTCCATTGGTGTCAAAGGCCAGTGATGGACTGGATGGGTATTGCGTGCTGCCTGTCGTAAGGGGTGCTGATGGAAGCACGGCCCAGGCGTCTCCTGTCCACTGACGGAGGAAGAGGATTTGCTCTCGCCCGTTTCCGGACTTCTCTGTCCATGCGACGACAGGCTGGTTCTGGGGAGAAATTGTCAGGGTGGGCTTTACGGCATCGGTTCCAGCTCCTGCCAATCCACTCAAGCCAGTGCCCAGCATGGACCATGTCGAACCCGTCCATCGGGCCACATAGACATTCTTGTTCAACCCGTCTGATTCCACCCATGCGAGTACGGGCTGATCGTTTCGATCCATCTTCAATATGACGTCTTCCGCTGAGGTCTTTCCTTCAACGGCGCTGAGAGCTCCACCAACGGGGAGCCAGGTGGGGACTGAGAAGGACCAGGTTAGAGGAGTCGTCGCTGCGTTCCCCGCTAGATCCGTCAGAGCACTTGTGGTGGCGGTGAGGTCGACCTGAACCGTGCTGGGCGCGGTCAGCGCGCTCAGCGGCGTCACGGTCAGCGTCCTGCCGTCAGCAGAAAGCGCCACGGACTTCGGGATGGCATCCCCGGTCCCCGTCTTGAGTCCCACCGCCGCCTCCGTCACGGAGAGCGGGTTCATGGGTTCACTGAAGGTGACCTGGATGGCGTCATGGACGCCCACCGTCGCTGCGTCCTTGGCCGGTAGGAAGGACGCCACGGTGGGCGCGGTCCGGTCCACAATGACCGTCCTGGGCGCACTGGTGAAGACGGCTCCGCCGCGGGTCGCGCGAACTGACAGCTGGTACGTGCCCTCCGCCTCGTGGGTGGTGTCCCAGGTGAACGAATAGGGGTTCCCCGTGGGCTTCACGAGCACCGTGGTGTCCTTCAGGATCTCCACGTTGTCTGCCGTGCCCCCTTCCACGGTGAACTGGAGGAGCAGTGGGCCTCGCGTGTAGGCCTTCCCGGGCGTGGGCACGACCCAGTTCACCACCAGGTCTCCGGGCTTGCCGACCGTCACCGTCAGCGTGGCCTGCTTCGTGACCGTGCCACTCTTGGCCTGGAGCGTCAGCGTGTAGGGGCCGGGTGCGGTGCTCGTTCCAACGCGGATGCTCAGGGTCGCGCGCGTCTCTCCCTTGGGCAGGGTGGACGCCTGGAGCTCGATGCCCGCGGGCGGGGACATCAGGCTCCAGGTGATGGCTCCACCGGTGGTGTCCGTCCACGCAAGTTGGACGTTGCAATCCAGGGTTCCTCCCGGGAGGACCTGCTCCTGGACAGGTGCCGCCGTGAAAGTGAAGTCCGCATCGGGGTCCGCCGGGTTCTCCTTGGGCGGGTTCTCGATGGGGGGAACGTCAATGCATGCGGGGCTCAGGCCGATGCAGCTCAACAGCAACAGGTGTTTCAGGTGGGGCATGGGGGCGTGTTCTGCAAGGTCGGGACCGGGCTGGTCCCGAGCGAGAACACTGCCATGCCCGTCCACGAAACAGGATGGGCGTCCGGAAACACGTCTGCCCGCCGCCCCCGGGCTTCGGGTGGGGACGCGCGGGCAGGGGATTCACCGCGGAGGCCTTGGGCCTACTTCTTCTTGCGGTTCTTCTTCTTGTTCTCCTTCTCCTTCTTGCGCCGCTCCTTGATGGCGTCGCGGTCGTCCGGCTTGCTCACGGACGGGGGCGCGTAGCCCATCAGGCGGGCCTTGGCCATCGCGGCCTGGCCCATGGGCGGCGTGTAGCCCGGGGCAATCTGCGGCAGCTGCATGGGCATGCCCCCCATGCCTCCCATCCCCGCCATGGCCTTCTCCAGCGCCTTCGGGTCCTTCCCCAGCATGCTGCCCAGGTCCATGTTCTTCATCTGGCTCAGCTGCCCCAACTGCTTGAAGCCGGGGATGCGACCCAACAGGCCCGGGTTCTGGCCGATGGTGCCCATCACCTGCTGCATCATCCCGAACTTCTGCAAGAGCTCGCGCACCTCCTCCGGCTTGCGGCCACTGCCCTTGGAGATGCGGTTGATGCGGCTGGCGTTGATGATGTCCGGACGCAGGCGCTCCTTCTGCGTCATCGAGTCGTACATCGCCTCGATCTTCGTGAGCTCCTTCTCGTCCGGGTTCAGGTGCTCGGTGAGGTCGCCGAAGAGGGGGAACTTCTCCAGCAGGTCCTTCAGCGGGCCCATCTTGCGGACCATGCGGATCTGCTCGACGAAGTCCTTCATCGAGAACTGGCCGGAGAGCAGCTTGCGCGCGTCGTCCTCGGCCTTCTTCTCGTCGACGACCTTCTCGAAGTCCTTCATCAGGCCGACGATGTCGCCGAAGCCCAGGATGCGGCCCGCGAGGCCCTCCGGACGGAACTCCTCCAGCTTGTCCATCGACTCGCCCATGCCGAGGAACTTGATGGGCTTGCCCGTCACTTCCTTGATGGACAGCGCCGCGCCGCCGCGCGCATCACCGTCCAGCTTCGTCAGGATGAAGCCGTCCAGCGTCAGACGCCGGTCGAACTCGGCCGCCGTGCGCACCGAGTCCTGGCCGATCATCGCGTCGCACACCAGCAGGATGGTGTCCGGCTGCACGTTGGACTTGATGGCCTCCAGCTCCGTCATCAGCGTCTCGTCGATGGCGAGCCGGCCCGCCGTGTCGATGAGCACCACGTCGCACTTCTGCTCGCGCGCGGCCGCATAGCCCCGCTTCGCCAGCTCGGGCGGCTGCACGCCGGGTTCGTGGTAGACGGGGACCTTCAGCCGCTCGCCCAGGACCTTGAGCTGATCCACGGCGGCCGGGCGGTAGATGTCCGCCGCGACCAGCAGCGGCTTGCGCCCTTCCGCGAGGAGCCGGCTGGCGAGCTTGCCCGTGGTCGTCGTCTTACCGGAGCCCTGGAGGCCCACCATCATGATGCCGGACAGCTGGCCCTTGGGCTTCAGGTGGAGGCTCGTGTCCACCGGGCCCATCAGGGCCTCCAGCTCGTCGTGGCAGATCTTGATGAAGTGGTCCATCGCGCTGACCTTGCGCTTCTGGCCCGCTGCATCCGTGACGGACGTCTGCACGACCTCGCCCACGGCCTTCTCGCGGACGCGGGCGACGAACTTCTTCACCACGTCGAAGGCGACGTCGGCCTCCAGCAGGGAGACGCGGATGTCTCGCAGCGACTCGTCCACCAGCTCGGGGGTGAGTTCGCTCTTGCCGGCGAGGCGGTTCTTGGCGGCCCGGAAGCCCTTGGTGACGGTCTCAAGCATGGGGGGCGCTTTATAACAGCGGCCCGCCGGATGCGACGTCCACGGAAGCCCCGGCCGTCCAGCAGTGGAGGAATCGAGGGGCTTTCCCCGCCAGCCGGGACGCCTCCGCCCCGGGAGACCCTCCCCCTCCCGGGCTCAGCCCGTCACGCCCGCCCAGGGCCCGGAGGCGGCCCTGGCATCCCCGCCCGGCTCGGGCAGCCCGTCCGGGGCTCCGAGCGCCGTACTCAGCGCCTTCAGCACGACTCGCGACTTGAGGAGCATCTCGTCCAACTCGGCTGCCGGGTCCGAGAGCGCCACGATGGCCCCCCCCGCGCCGATGCTCACCTCGCCGGGACGGACCACCGCCGTGCGGATGACGATGTTCAGGTCCGCAGGGCCGGTGGCGGAGAAGTACCCGATGGCGCCGGAATAGACGCCCCGGGCCTCGCCCTCCAGCCGGTCGATGAGCTCCATCGTGCGCTCCTTGGGGGCTCCCGTCATGGAGCCTCCCGGGAACGCGGCTCGCACGGCGTCCACGGCGGTGCGCCCTTCGCGCAGGTGGCCCCGGATGGTGCTCACCAACTGGTGCACCGTGGCGTACGACTCCACGTGCATGAGGCGGGGGACGTGGACCGAGCCCACCTCGCACACCCGCCCGAGGTCGTTGCGCACGAGGTCCACGATCATCAGGTTCTCCGCCCGGTCCTTCTCCTGCAAGCCCAGCTGCTGGCGCAGTTGCTCGTCCTCGTCGGGCGTGGCGCCGCGGCGCAGGGTGCCCTTGATGGGCTTCGACTCGACCCAGCGTTCGGCGTCCACTCGGAGGAAGCGCTCGGGGGAGGAGCAGGCGATGCCCAGGGGGCCCAGCCGGAGGTAGGCGGCGTAGGGTGCCGGGTTCAGCTGGCGCAGGCTCCGGTACAGGTCCAGGGGGGCGACATGTGTCCGGGCGCGGAGCTTGTTGGTGAGGCAGACCTCGTACGTCTCGCCTTCATGGAGCTGCTCCAGGCAGCGCTGGATGTCGGCCAGGTAGGTCGCGCGGTCTCGGGCGAGGTGGACGGGGAAGGGGGCTGTGGTGCCCGGCTCCAGGGGCGGCAGTGGGGGCAGGGCGCGGAGGCGGGACTCGGTGGCGTCGAACCAGGCCCGGACCTGCGCGGCTTCGTGTTCGGGGGCGAGCGCCACGAGGTACACCGTGCCCTCCAGGTGGTCCCAGGCCAGCACCCGGTCCGCGAGGATGAGGCTGGCATCTGGATCCGGTGAGGGATGCGGGGCGCTCGAGCCGCAGTCGTGCTTCAGTTCGTAGCCGAGGTAGCCCACGAAACCGCCCTGGAAGTCGAAGGGCAGGCCCGAGGACGGTGCTCGCAACCGCGCGAGTTCCTGCTGGAGGAACCCGAACAGCTCGCTGGAATGCTCTTGCGTTCCCTGGCGCCGGCTCACGGTGAGCCGGCGCGGATTCACCCGGTAGTGGATGACGGCGCTGTGGGGACCGGTCGCGTCGCCCATGAAGGAGAAGCGGGACAGGCCGGCTTCAACGCGGCTGCTGTCCAGCCAGAAGACCGGGTCGCTTTCTTTGAAGAGGGCGACGAAGGCGTGCTCTGGATTGGCTTCGAGCCGCAGCTTCCGGTGGTGGACGCGGAAGCCCTCCGGGGAGGGGAACGGCGGTTGGGTCGGATTCTCCTGGCGTGGTTCTGGACGTGGGGCGGGCCGGCGGGCGGAGTGCTCGCGGCTCAGCCGGATGAAGTTGGCGAGGAGCTGGCGGCCGTGCGGGGTGGCGATGGACTCCGGATGGAACTGGACGCCCCATCGGGGGAGGGTGGCGTGGCGCAGGGCCATGAGGACGCCGTCGGGGGTCCAGGCGGTCTCCACCAGTTCCTCGGGCAGCGGCCGGGCGAGGCAGAGGGAGTGGTAGCGCACCACCGGGAGGTCCTGGGGAAGGCCCTGGAAGAGGTCCGTCCCCGAGTGGCGCACGGGGCTTAGCCGCCCGTGCATGACCTCCGGTGCGTGCTGGATGCGCGCGCCATGGATGTGGCCC
This genomic interval carries:
- a CDS encoding Ig-like domain-containing protein gives rise to the protein MPHLKHLLLLSCIGLSPACIDVPPIENPPKENPADPDADFTFTAAPVQEQVLPGGTLDCNVQLAWTDTTGGAITWSLMSPPAGIELQASTLPKGETRATLSIRVGTSTAPGPYTLTLQAKSGTVTKQATLTVTVGKPGDLVVNWVVPTPGKAYTRGPLLLQFTVEGGTADNVEILKDTTVLVKPTGNPYSFTWDTTHEAEGTYQLSVRATRGGAVFTSAPRTVIVDRTAPTVASFLPAKDAATVGVHDAIQVTFSEPMNPLSVTEAAVGLKTGTGDAIPKSVALSADGRTLTVTPLSALTAPSTVQVDLTATTSALTDLAGNAATTPLTWSFSVPTWLPVGGALSAVEGKTSAEDVILKMDRNDQPVLAWVESDGLNKNVYVARWTGSTWSMLGTGLSGLAGAGTDAVKPTLTISPQNQPVVAWTEKSGNGREQILFLRQWTGDAWAVLPSAPLTTGSTQYPSSPSLAFDTNGNLFLHVCESSDNNGLVQGFSLPPSGSAWADLHPAQPSTHYHAASISVAASGNNFFTAYSTYDDTTSLRSIAVLPNNGAPLGGITLGAKAYTPSVAVDASLQPWVAWAQSDTAEPNTDGQIYWSRWNGSTWTSPLNISVNSTGNSRPSFALGTGAPHILVWSGVINTERSIFVSQWVGDSWQTLDPQLNALAAQNTPAFSPSVAMNSAAQPFIAWIEADANAASIYTVRINR
- the ffh gene encoding signal recognition particle protein → MLETVTKGFRAAKNRLAGKSELTPELVDESLRDIRVSLLEADVAFDVVKKFVARVREKAVGEVVQTSVTDAAGQKRKVSAMDHFIKICHDELEALMGPVDTSLHLKPKGQLSGIMMVGLQGSGKTTTTGKLASRLLAEGRKPLLVAADIYRPAAVDQLKVLGERLKVPVYHEPGVQPPELAKRGYAAAREQKCDVVLIDTAGRLAIDETLMTELEAIKSNVQPDTILLVCDAMIGQDSVRTAAEFDRRLTLDGFILTKLDGDARGGAALSIKEVTGKPIKFLGMGESMDKLEEFRPEGLAGRILGFGDIVGLMKDFEKVVDEKKAEDDARKLLSGQFSMKDFVEQIRMVRKMGPLKDLLEKFPLFGDLTEHLNPDEKELTKIEAMYDSMTQKERLRPDIINASRINRISKGSGRKPEEVRELLQKFGMMQQVMGTIGQNPGLLGRIPGFKQLGQLSQMKNMDLGSMLGKDPKALEKAMAGMGGMGGMPMQLPQIAPGYTPPMGQAAMAKARLMGYAPPSVSKPDDRDAIKERRKKEKENKKKNRKKK
- the pabB gene encoding aminodeoxychorismate synthase component I translates to MRQRTLIIDNHDSFTFNLFQLLAEAGGTEPLVVRNDERPWRELRELAFDNIVLSPGPGRPDHPADFGVCRDALLEADVPILGVCLGHQGLGHIHGARIQHAPEVMHGRLSPVRHSGTDLFQGLPQDLPVVRYHSLCLARPLPEELVETAWTPDGVLMALRHATLPRWGVQFHPESIATPHGRQLLANFIRLSREHSARRPAPRPEPRQENPTQPPFPSPEGFRVHHRKLRLEANPEHAFVALFKESDPVFWLDSSRVEAGLSRFSFMGDATGPHSAVIHYRVNPRRLTVSRRQGTQEHSSELFGFLQQELARLRAPSSGLPFDFQGGFVGYLGYELKHDCGSSAPHPSPDPDASLILADRVLAWDHLEGTVYLVALAPEHEAAQVRAWFDATESRLRALPPLPPLEPGTTAPFPVHLARDRATYLADIQRCLEQLHEGETYEVCLTNKLRARTHVAPLDLYRSLRQLNPAPYAAYLRLGPLGIACSSPERFLRVDAERWVESKPIKGTLRRGATPDEDEQLRQQLGLQEKDRAENLMIVDLVRNDLGRVCEVGSVHVPRLMHVESYATVHQLVSTIRGHLREGRTAVDAVRAAFPGGSMTGAPKERTMELIDRLEGEARGVYSGAIGYFSATGPADLNIVIRTAVVRPGEVSIGAGGAIVALSDPAAELDEMLLKSRVVLKALSTALGAPDGLPEPGGDARAASGPWAGVTG